A window from Rhizosphaericola mali encodes these proteins:
- a CDS encoding N-acetylmuramoyl-L-alanine amidase family protein, with product MMIKFLKKCVSVILLGGISVGYGQDSATLNNLPLRSNNQQIRTIIVDPGHGFPDVGAEGNGYNEADIALGIATKLAQKLKDSLPGVRVIMTRTDRNLPAGITNANEANRWRAKFANENHGDLFLCIHVNDAGSVRHSEVVDHETHVYYTGKGKRRKKHTRREPIYRHWTTPSAAIGTETYIWSMEKNDSKTQFIHDNSSSEGEFSDSAMAKDSTADSLLNTPEAKIAASLKARKFFERSLILASLVQDQFVDQGRVDRGVKQRGTGIWVLQATAMPSILVESGFIQDPNEASYLGSDVGQTAVSDAVFHAVLQYKKILSQRRIN from the coding sequence ATGATGATAAAATTTTTGAAAAAGTGTGTTAGCGTAATTTTATTAGGTGGAATATCGGTAGGATATGGACAAGATTCTGCAACATTAAATAATTTACCTCTTCGTTCTAATAATCAGCAAATAAGAACCATTATCGTCGATCCTGGTCATGGATTTCCAGACGTAGGAGCCGAAGGTAATGGATACAATGAGGCTGATATTGCCTTAGGTATTGCTACTAAATTAGCCCAAAAATTAAAAGATTCCTTACCTGGGGTTAGAGTTATCATGACGCGTACTGATAGAAATTTGCCTGCAGGTATTACAAATGCAAACGAGGCAAATCGTTGGAGAGCGAAATTTGCCAATGAAAATCATGGTGATTTATTTTTATGTATTCACGTAAATGATGCGGGAAGTGTAAGACATTCTGAAGTGGTCGACCATGAAACACATGTTTATTACACAGGCAAAGGTAAGCGTAGAAAAAAACATACACGCAGAGAGCCTATATATCGTCATTGGACTACGCCAAGTGCTGCGATAGGGACTGAAACGTATATTTGGTCCATGGAAAAAAATGATAGTAAAACGCAATTTATTCATGATAATTCCTCTTCGGAAGGTGAGTTTTCGGACTCGGCGATGGCCAAAGATTCTACAGCTGATAGCTTATTAAATACGCCAGAAGCAAAAATTGCAGCTTCACTTAAAGCGAGAAAATTTTTTGAACGTAGTTTGATTTTGGCTTCTTTGGTACAAGATCAATTCGTCGATCAAGGAAGAGTCGATCGCGGTGTTAAACAAAGAGGTACGGGTATTTGGGTTTTACAAGCGACTGCGATGCCGAGTATTCTTGTCGAGTCTGGTTTTATACAAGACCCGAATGAAGCGAGTTATCTTGGTAGTGATGTAGGACAAACGGCTGTCAGTGATGCTGTATTCCATGCCGTACTTCAATACAAAAAGATTTTAAGTCAACGACGTATCAATTAA
- a CDS encoding sugar phosphate nucleotidyltransferase, producing the protein MKALIFAAGLGTRLKPWTDHHPKALAEVNGKTLLQRTIEYLQGYGIFDVVVNIHHFPDQIRNEVAENAGWGSRVTFSDESGQVLETGGGLKKAESLLKGDGAFVAMNADILTDLPLDKMIASHKESKALATLATSNRTSTRHLLFNENNELAGWENVNTGEKKIAKGAKEYIPKAFSGVHVISDVMFPLIRKVGKFSIIDLYLDLAVKSVIKSFDPGDYNLVDVGKPENIAIAESLFK; encoded by the coding sequence ATGAAGGCATTGATTTTTGCGGCTGGTTTGGGTACAAGATTAAAACCGTGGACCGATCATCATCCAAAAGCATTGGCGGAAGTGAATGGTAAAACTTTACTACAGCGAACGATAGAATATTTGCAAGGCTATGGAATATTTGATGTAGTTGTCAATATTCATCATTTCCCAGATCAAATTAGAAATGAGGTTGCTGAAAATGCTGGTTGGGGCAGTAGAGTAACTTTTTCGGATGAATCAGGTCAAGTGTTAGAAACTGGCGGCGGACTGAAAAAAGCAGAAAGTTTGTTGAAAGGAGATGGGGCTTTTGTAGCGATGAATGCAGATATTTTAACTGATTTACCTTTGGATAAAATGATCGCAAGTCATAAAGAATCTAAAGCCTTAGCAACATTGGCTACAAGCAATCGTACGAGTACTCGCCATCTTTTATTTAATGAAAATAATGAATTGGCTGGTTGGGAAAATGTAAATACAGGGGAGAAAAAAATTGCGAAAGGTGCGAAAGAATATATCCCAAAGGCATTCAGTGGCGTACATGTAATTAGTGACGTTATGTTTCCTTTAATTAGAAAAGTCGGCAAATTTTCGATTATAGATCTGTATTTGGATTTAGCGGTGAAGAGCGTTATTAAATCATTTGATCCTGGAGACTATAATTTAGTTGATGTAGGTAAACCAGAAAATATTGCGATTGCAGAATCTTTATTTAAATAA
- a CDS encoding dihydrofolate reductase yields the protein MELIIIVAATENNVIGRNGDMPWSLSSDLRYFKNMTWGMPVLMGTNTFKSFGHGKPLPGRFNFILSRNKDLAFDGAVVVNSLDDAIFIAKEKNYKQLYIIGGGEIYKQLLPKVDKVLLTRVHKVVEDGDTFFPELDEKKWVLESSQDFPKDEKNTDPYSFQVWKRK from the coding sequence ATGGAATTAATAATTATAGTTGCGGCAACAGAAAATAATGTAATTGGTCGCAATGGTGATATGCCTTGGTCACTTTCTTCTGATCTGCGTTATTTTAAAAATATGACTTGGGGTATGCCCGTCTTGATGGGTACGAATACCTTTAAATCTTTCGGTCATGGCAAGCCGCTTCCTGGTAGATTTAATTTTATTTTATCAAGAAATAAAGATTTGGCTTTTGATGGTGCAGTGGTCGTGAATAGTTTAGATGACGCAATTTTTATTGCGAAAGAGAAAAACTATAAACAACTCTATATCATTGGTGGAGGAGAAATTTACAAACAACTATTACCAAAAGTAGATAAGGTTCTTCTCACTCGTGTACATAAAGTTGTTGAAGATGGCGATACCTTTTTTCCTGAATTGGATGAGAAAAAATGGGTATTAGAGTCGAGTCAAGATTTTCCAAAGGATGAAAAAAATACAGATCCGTATAGTTTTCAAGTATGGAAAAGGAAATAG
- a CDS encoding thymidylate synthase, which yields MQQYLDLLKYIKDNGHEKTDRTGTGTYSVFGYQLRFDLQKGFPLLTTKKLHLKSIIYELLWFLQGNTNVEYLHEHGVKIWDEWADENGDLGPVYGKQWRSWEGADGKIYDQITEAINTIKNNPDSRRIIVNAWNVADLPKMALSPCHALFQFYVADGKLSCQLYQRSADVFLGVPFNIASYALLTMMIAQVCGLKAGDFVHTFGDVHLYKNHVEQAEIQLQRTPFSAPTMKINPAVKNIFDFKYEDFKLENYESWPHIKAPVAI from the coding sequence ATGCAACAGTATTTAGATTTATTAAAATATATAAAAGACAACGGTCACGAGAAAACGGATCGTACAGGCACGGGAACTTATAGCGTTTTTGGATATCAATTAAGATTTGATTTGCAAAAGGGATTTCCTTTGTTAACTACAAAAAAATTGCACCTAAAAAGTATTATTTACGAACTTTTATGGTTTTTGCAAGGCAACACCAATGTGGAATATTTGCATGAACATGGTGTAAAAATTTGGGATGAATGGGCAGATGAAAATGGAGATTTAGGTCCTGTTTATGGCAAACAATGGAGAAGTTGGGAAGGTGCAGATGGTAAAATCTATGATCAAATTACCGAAGCTATAAATACAATCAAAAATAACCCAGACAGCCGCCGTATTATCGTAAATGCATGGAACGTGGCAGATCTACCAAAAATGGCCCTTAGTCCATGTCATGCATTGTTTCAATTCTATGTAGCAGATGGAAAATTGAGTTGTCAATTATACCAAAGAAGCGCTGACGTTTTTCTAGGAGTACCTTTTAACATTGCATCGTATGCCTTGTTAACGATGATGATTGCGCAAGTTTGCGGATTAAAAGCGGGAGATTTCGTGCATACTTTCGGAGATGTGCATTTATATAAAAATCATGTAGAGCAAGCAGAAATTCAATTACAAAGAACACCCTTCTCTGCACCTACTATGAAAATTAATCCCGCCGTTAAAAATATTTTCGATTTCAAATATGAAGATTTTAAATTAGAAAATTACGAATCTTGGCCGCATATCAAGGCTCCAGTAGCGATTTAA
- a CDS encoding lactonase family protein: MAQKYLLGVGTYTTNSASKGIYLYEFDSKTGAFKFLNTTEAFNPSYLHFTDNGKFLYVANEDINDAEKDKGAVSAYKLDEKTHQLEFLNSQPSIGGGPCFVNTDKDDKNVFVANYGGGSFVTYKLGEDGKILDQHQLVQHYGKGPNINQYHAHAHSTWLAPDQKHLFVVDLGEDRVYKYNFNPNAAQPISDGTPAFFKVPDGYGPRHLVFSPNGKQVYVLNELESKLMAFDYNKGDLKEIQTLTTTDIESPDHDKGSSAIKISKDGKFVYASNRGKTNTISIFKVLSDGKLALVENVSVKLHPRDITLTPDGNWLFSASRDQDVVELFKIDKKTGKLTKKTEEISIPKPICVVFTTYK, from the coding sequence ATGGCGCAAAAGTATCTTTTAGGTGTTGGAACATACACTACCAATTCAGCAAGTAAAGGAATCTATTTATACGAATTTGATTCAAAAACGGGAGCGTTTAAGTTTTTAAATACGACAGAAGCGTTCAATCCTTCTTATTTGCACTTTACAGATAATGGCAAATTTTTATATGTGGCAAATGAAGATATTAATGATGCAGAGAAAGATAAAGGAGCGGTGAGTGCGTACAAATTAGATGAAAAAACACATCAATTAGAATTTTTAAATAGCCAACCAAGTATTGGCGGCGGACCTTGTTTTGTCAATACAGATAAGGACGATAAAAATGTATTTGTTGCCAATTACGGAGGAGGCAGTTTTGTTACCTACAAATTGGGCGAAGATGGTAAGATTTTGGACCAACACCAATTGGTTCAACATTATGGAAAAGGTCCTAATATAAATCAATATCATGCGCATGCTCACAGTACATGGCTTGCTCCCGATCAAAAGCATTTATTTGTTGTTGATCTTGGTGAAGATCGTGTATATAAATATAATTTTAATCCTAATGCAGCGCAACCAATTTCTGATGGTACGCCAGCTTTTTTCAAAGTTCCAGATGGATATGGACCAAGACATTTGGTATTTAGTCCAAATGGAAAACAAGTATACGTTTTGAACGAATTGGAATCTAAATTGATGGCATTTGATTATAATAAAGGTGATTTGAAAGAAATTCAAACATTAACTACTACAGATATAGAAAGTCCTGATCATGACAAGGGAAGTTCTGCCATCAAAATTTCTAAAGATGGAAAATTTGTTTACGCTTCAAATCGTGGAAAAACAAATACAATTAGTATTTTTAAAGTATTATCCGATGGAAAATTGGCGTTAGTAGAAAATGTAAGTGTAAAATTACATCCAAGAGATATCACTTTGACTCCAGATGGAAATTGGCTTTTCTCTGCATCTAGAGATCAAGATGTTGTGGAGCTATTTAAAATTGATAAAAAAACAGGAAAATTAACAAAGAAAACAGAAGAGATTTCTATACCCAAACCTATATGTGTCGTATTCACAACCTATAAATAA
- a CDS encoding putative LPS assembly protein LptD has translation MDIKAKRHYPDFFGNNLTIFPDTPIQILPKIILPDTIPASYGKLLYSRSGKYLFSKHWGDTSDNVRMMSFYSSDTLPAPIAYSASDSAVIIVPTKQLWLYNKATVKYKPEDMTLEAPVITFDQATGNVKFYQNKDTVKHDITDTSYHPLDMPTITQGSSKTLADTGIVNIKTKKGLTKNTYYNEGELFVHADIVKKVSDDVAYAWKGRFTTCNLDTPHFDFRAKKLKLITNKIAVSGPAYPEFEGVPMPVFIPFGIYPLTQGRHSGMLPPQFANNGSYGLGLEGLGYYQVMNDNWDMTVRSNIYTYGGYMFSFNPRYFNRYHYSGNLLFTMQQTVILNSSTGTFTDDEFTKNKSFQLTWSHTMDSKAHPGITFSANVNAGSTSFNRYVSNNAVQNFQNQMSSSITWAKTWGDGKYNLSVAANHNQNNNTRIVNVNAPTVNFSMNTVYPFAKKEAVGTAKWYEKLGISYTGTAINQIAFYDSSISVKRLMDTAQWGVTHSIPITLSLPSLGPVMVSPSISYSQNWYGRKMDRQWNSITNKVDTLTSNLGFYRAQQMSFGVAFSSRIFGNYNFKNGNIQTLHHEIRPTISLNYQPDMNRSNYQWLRFNNRAKYNVALPNGLTRTVYGDSMRVSKFQGNVVGAFSEGSFGGMTFGFDNILEMKKRKKEGDTTENSDQNNKVKLIDGLSITSGYNFMADSLKWQPVNFSFRTTLFNKININGSAVLDQYARDSSGIKINKLLWSQGKVGNFTSGTLSFSSSFQSKKSDGKSDQQRLTEASDPNITYSEQQQQLDYIRSNPAEFVDFDIPWNVTTSFALNYYKTFTTNYRYVSTITSSLNLNGDFSITPKWKAGGNLMFDVKAQKVQMMTLFLTREMHCWQMAINITPIGLYKSFSIVLNPKSGILRDLKINRSRFFYNNGY, from the coding sequence ATGGATATCAAAGCGAAGCGACACTATCCAGATTTTTTTGGAAATAATTTAACAATTTTTCCAGATACACCTATTCAAATTTTACCCAAAATAATACTTCCTGACACTATTCCAGCTTCCTATGGTAAGTTGTTATATAGTCGCTCGGGTAAATATTTATTTTCCAAACATTGGGGTGATACCTCTGATAATGTTCGGATGATGTCCTTTTATTCTTCAGATACGTTACCGGCACCAATTGCCTATTCCGCATCCGATTCCGCCGTCATCATTGTTCCTACGAAACAACTTTGGTTATATAATAAAGCTACTGTAAAGTATAAGCCAGAAGATATGACATTGGAGGCTCCAGTGATTACATTTGACCAAGCAACGGGTAATGTAAAATTTTACCAAAATAAGGATACTGTAAAGCATGACATCACAGATACAAGTTATCATCCGCTAGACATGCCGACAATAACACAAGGAAGTTCCAAAACCTTAGCAGATACAGGTATTGTCAATATTAAAACAAAAAAAGGGCTTACTAAAAATACTTACTATAACGAAGGGGAATTATTTGTACATGCCGATATAGTAAAAAAAGTTTCAGATGACGTCGCATATGCATGGAAAGGTCGATTCACAACTTGTAACCTAGATACTCCACACTTTGACTTTCGAGCAAAAAAATTAAAACTGATTACAAATAAGATTGCAGTTTCTGGGCCTGCATATCCTGAGTTTGAAGGAGTACCAATGCCTGTATTTATTCCCTTTGGGATCTATCCACTTACGCAGGGTAGACATTCAGGAATGTTACCACCACAATTTGCCAACAATGGTAGTTATGGATTAGGACTTGAGGGCTTAGGATATTATCAAGTAATGAACGATAATTGGGATATGACAGTGCGATCCAATATCTATACCTATGGTGGTTATATGTTTTCATTTAATCCTAGATATTTTAATCGATACCATTATTCAGGGAATCTACTATTTACAATGCAACAAACAGTTATTTTAAATAGTAGCACCGGTACATTTACAGATGATGAATTTACCAAAAACAAATCATTTCAGTTAACGTGGAGTCATACAATGGATAGCAAGGCGCATCCAGGCATTACATTTAGTGCAAATGTAAATGCTGGTAGTACCTCATTTAATAGATACGTTTCTAATAATGCCGTTCAGAACTTTCAGAACCAAATGAGTTCATCTATTACATGGGCCAAAACTTGGGGAGATGGAAAATACAACTTGTCTGTTGCCGCAAATCATAATCAAAATAACAATACCAGAATCGTTAATGTAAACGCGCCAACGGTCAACTTTTCCATGAATACGGTATATCCATTTGCAAAAAAGGAAGCTGTAGGTACTGCAAAATGGTATGAAAAATTAGGCATCAGTTACACAGGTACAGCCATAAACCAAATTGCATTTTATGATTCTTCCATAAGTGTCAAAAGATTAATGGATACTGCACAATGGGGCGTTACACATTCCATTCCTATTACACTTTCTCTACCTTCATTAGGGCCTGTTATGGTATCTCCATCCATATCTTATTCTCAAAATTGGTATGGTAGAAAAATGGATAGACAATGGAACTCCATTACAAACAAAGTGGATACATTAACGAGTAACTTAGGATTTTACAGAGCGCAACAGATGAGTTTTGGGGTTGCATTTAGTTCTAGGATATTTGGTAATTATAATTTTAAAAACGGTAATATACAAACCTTACACCATGAAATACGACCTACTATCAGTTTGAATTATCAACCTGATATGAACCGGAGCAATTATCAATGGCTAAGATTTAACAATAGAGCAAAATACAATGTTGCGCTTCCAAATGGGTTAACTCGTACAGTTTATGGAGACTCCATGCGTGTATCCAAATTTCAAGGTAACGTTGTCGGAGCATTTAGTGAAGGTTCATTTGGAGGTATGACTTTTGGTTTTGACAACATTTTGGAAATGAAAAAGCGCAAAAAAGAAGGAGATACGACTGAAAATAGTGATCAAAATAACAAAGTCAAATTAATTGATGGATTAAGTATTACTTCTGGATATAATTTCATGGCAGATTCCTTAAAATGGCAACCTGTAAACTTTTCATTCCGTACTACATTATTTAATAAAATCAATATCAATGGTAGCGCCGTTCTAGATCAATATGCACGCGACTCCTCGGGTATTAAGATCAATAAATTGCTTTGGAGTCAAGGCAAAGTGGGTAATTTCACCTCTGGAACGCTCTCCTTTTCCTCTTCATTTCAAAGTAAAAAATCAGATGGAAAATCCGACCAGCAACGCCTGACCGAAGCATCTGATCCCAATATTACTTATTCTGAACAGCAGCAACAATTGGATTACATCCGCAGTAATCCTGCCGAATTTGTAGATTTTGACATTCCTTGGAATGTAACAACATCTTTTGCATTAAATTATTATAAAACATTTACGACCAATTATAGATACGTCTCTACGATTACGTCGAGTTTAAACTTAAATGGCGACTTTAGTATTACGCCTAAATGGAAAGCTGGGGGTAACTTAATGTTTGATGTTAAAGCGCAAAAAGTACAGATGATGACGCTTTTCTTAACTAGGGAAATGCACTGTTGGCAGATGGCTATCAATATTACACCTATTGGATTATATAAATCTTTTAGTATCGTATTGAATCCAAAATCAGGCATTTTACGTGATTTGAAGATTAACCGTTCCCGTTTCTTCTACAATAATGGCTATTAA
- a CDS encoding acyltransferase family protein, giving the protein MQEKKTIQSIQALRGIAAILVMFYHKKDTFIIQGKNYGECFFGAGAMGVDLFFILSGFIMMMISKNNSPQKLFNFTSVIKFWINRFTRIIPLYFIVTILFYLSVWRGFNFLHDPVSLNNLEKTFLFIPLNGRDIAPFYGYAAMSVGWTLNYEMFFYGLFGISLLFGKWRWYFFIGLMLCNLILIPTILKGYFSLDAMHHYHFTYGYLNLITNPINLDFLLGILIGFLIFRNNTWKIGKIWSFICLILSFIYVVILYVTRWDAMHGITRWATPIAIFLFFVIYTELNYGLRVPIFLSYLGKLSYSIYLIHLMMQYWTRSLFVHTKLSMYLNTPLYLIVASIFTIIIAIIFQYLIENKLSNYLKQILIKLCRI; this is encoded by the coding sequence ATGCAGGAAAAAAAGACGATACAAAGCATACAAGCACTGAGAGGTATTGCCGCCATTTTGGTTATGTTTTATCACAAAAAGGATACATTCATAATACAGGGTAAAAATTATGGTGAGTGCTTTTTCGGTGCGGGAGCAATGGGGGTGGATTTATTTTTTATACTGAGTGGATTTATCATGATGATGATTAGCAAAAATAACAGTCCGCAAAAGCTTTTTAATTTTACTTCCGTCATTAAATTCTGGATCAATCGTTTTACAAGAATAATTCCTTTATACTTTATCGTTACCATATTATTTTATCTTTCAGTTTGGCGAGGTTTTAATTTTTTACATGATCCTGTCTCTCTCAATAATTTGGAAAAAACTTTCTTATTTATACCTTTAAATGGACGAGATATTGCGCCTTTTTATGGTTATGCTGCTATGAGTGTTGGGTGGACATTAAATTATGAAATGTTTTTCTATGGATTATTTGGTATTTCCTTATTGTTTGGCAAATGGCGTTGGTATTTTTTTATAGGATTGATGTTATGTAATTTGATATTAATACCTACGATTTTAAAAGGTTATTTTTCTTTAGATGCGATGCATCATTATCATTTTACTTACGGATATTTAAATTTAATTACCAATCCAATTAATTTGGATTTCTTATTAGGTATTTTGATAGGTTTTTTAATTTTTAGAAATAATACTTGGAAGATTGGGAAAATTTGGAGTTTTATTTGTCTAATATTGTCTTTTATTTATGTCGTGATCCTCTATGTAACGAGATGGGATGCCATGCATGGAATCACAAGATGGGCAACGCCAATTGCCATTTTTCTGTTTTTTGTAATCTATACTGAATTGAATTACGGCTTACGGGTGCCAATATTTTTATCTTATTTGGGCAAGTTATCTTATTCGATTTACTTAATACACTTAATGATGCAATATTGGACTAGATCTCTATTTGTCCATACAAAATTATCAATGTATTTGAATACGCCTTTGTATCTTATTGTGGCGTCCATTTTTACTATAATTATTGCTATTATTTTCCAATATTTAATAGAAAATAAATTGTCGAATTATCTGAAACAGATTTTAATAAAGCTATGCCGTATTTAG
- a CDS encoding gliding motility-associated C-terminal domain-containing protein, with amino-acid sequence MTKLILPTFRHYLYILTLCVSSIFLFPNKNMLAQTHLLPINQPEQDACTAINLCGTTFTSPYSYQGIGAQSDLQNTPCGSGEANSVWLKFTVKSAGNIVFQIKPIDTGDDYDFAVVKSDNCGPFTESQVVRCNFNNNLPGSNINGIVGLSLTSTEPSIQGGTTGHSFAQYIDASAGDVYYVMINNFGKGTSGNDISAGFSIDFTGTTAIFENTSDPTLGTAQLNPSNGKQLTVQLSNYALCNSIAANGSDFYIADHPEIKILSAYGVNCTESTGYTSSIVLTTDNYLPNADYTINLQKGTDGNTIIGLCGNETLPTDKTALTIAQTPFGNLIPTFISCDKIHVKFPISIDCQTIKTDKSQWILNGPGNPQITQVTKNCTNNQTTEITLQLSSPINDTGKYSLQMVNSDFNNSIISITGSQLSSDSVFYFSKFDFETITILQDSVLCRFGNTTKLSALDQNKSFNHFTDYNWTVENNTGILNDQLDNRINFLIQKSDAIVNLEILDDKNCLINASIQLDTITDRVRFTPSQTTICYNDSITFKLSNNYSSTNWFVNNLDSLYSTTSNWIYHPTQNGNEEILLITKSNSGCTDTLSTNITVKPIPDLQLAFTDKTIQYGKITQLIASGADNYIWSPNIYIDNIYSSHPNIQPEKDIVYLVKGGASNECYDTASVHINLDISRYSFIPNAFTPNGDGRNDYFRPKILGNFTHFQVIIFNRWGQKVFQSNNPDNYWDGTINGKKADAGTYIYNCTFQPEGKNLITEKGTLVLIR; translated from the coding sequence ATGACAAAATTGATTTTACCTACATTTAGACATTACTTATATATTCTTACCTTATGTGTTTCAAGTATATTTTTATTTCCCAATAAGAATATGCTTGCACAGACACATTTGCTTCCAATCAATCAACCAGAGCAAGATGCATGCACAGCAATCAATCTTTGTGGTACAACTTTTACATCTCCGTATTCTTATCAAGGAATTGGCGCGCAATCCGACTTACAAAATACGCCCTGTGGATCAGGAGAAGCAAACTCTGTTTGGTTAAAATTTACAGTAAAATCTGCGGGGAATATTGTCTTTCAAATTAAACCTATTGACACAGGTGATGACTATGATTTCGCCGTTGTAAAAAGCGACAATTGTGGACCATTTACTGAAAGTCAAGTTGTTCGCTGTAATTTTAATAACAATCTACCAGGAAGCAACATTAATGGCATTGTAGGTCTTAGTTTAACAAGTACAGAACCCTCAATCCAAGGAGGGACTACCGGTCATAGCTTTGCACAATACATTGATGCGTCAGCTGGGGACGTTTATTATGTAATGATAAATAATTTTGGGAAAGGTACATCTGGCAATGATATTTCTGCAGGATTTTCCATTGACTTTACTGGAACTACTGCGATTTTTGAAAATACGTCTGATCCTACATTAGGAACTGCGCAACTAAATCCTTCTAATGGAAAACAATTAACTGTGCAACTTTCCAATTATGCACTTTGTAATTCTATTGCTGCCAATGGTTCAGATTTTTATATTGCAGACCATCCAGAAATAAAAATTTTGAGCGCGTATGGTGTTAATTGTACCGAATCCACTGGATATACCAGTAGCATTGTACTCACTACAGATAATTATCTTCCAAATGCGGACTACACCATCAATTTACAAAAAGGAACGGATGGCAATACAATTATTGGTCTTTGTGGAAATGAGACTTTACCAACTGACAAAACTGCGTTAACTATTGCGCAAACTCCATTTGGGAATTTAATTCCTACGTTTATTAGTTGTGATAAAATACATGTCAAATTTCCCATCTCAATTGATTGTCAAACTATAAAAACAGACAAAAGTCAATGGATTTTAAATGGACCAGGCAATCCACAAATAACTCAAGTAACTAAAAATTGTACAAATAATCAAACTACCGAGATCACATTGCAATTATCCAGTCCCATTAATGACACAGGAAAATATAGTTTACAAATGGTCAATTCAGATTTCAATAATAGCATCATTTCTATTACAGGCAGTCAATTATCATCTGACAGTGTATTTTATTTTTCCAAATTTGATTTTGAAACGATAACAATTCTTCAAGATAGTGTTCTTTGTAGGTTTGGAAATACAACAAAGCTTTCTGCACTAGATCAAAATAAGTCATTTAATCATTTTACGGACTATAATTGGACGGTTGAAAACAATACTGGAATTTTAAATGATCAATTAGACAATAGGATAAACTTTCTTATTCAGAAAAGTGATGCCATTGTAAATTTGGAAATTTTAGATGATAAAAATTGTTTAATCAACGCGTCCATTCAATTGGATACGATTACAGACAGAGTAAGATTTACTCCATCACAAACGACAATTTGCTATAATGATTCTATAACATTCAAATTATCAAATAATTATTCTTCCACCAATTGGTTTGTAAATAATTTGGATTCTTTGTATAGCACAACTTCAAATTGGATATACCATCCTACGCAAAATGGAAATGAAGAAATCTTATTAATTACCAAATCCAATAGTGGTTGTACCGATACATTGTCCACAAATATTACGGTCAAACCAATTCCTGATCTACAACTAGCATTTACTGACAAAACCATTCAATATGGGAAAATAACACAACTCATTGCTAGCGGAGCAGATAATTATATTTGGTCACCTAACATTTACATAGATAATATTTATAGTAGCCATCCAAATATTCAACCCGAAAAAGACATCGTTTATTTAGTCAAAGGGGGCGCTTCTAACGAATGTTATGACACAGCATCAGTACATATCAACTTAGACATTTCAAGATATTCCTTTATTCCAAATGCCTTTACACCTAATGGTGATGGCAGGAATGATTATTTTCGACCTAAAATCTTAGGAAACTTCACACATTTTCAAGTAATCATATTCAATCGCTGGGGACAAAAAGTATTTCAGTCAAATAATCCAGACAATTATTGGGATGGTACTATAAATGGAAAAAAGGCTGACGCGGGCACTTATATTTACAATTGCACGTTTCAGCCAGAGGGAAAAAATCTTATTACAGAAAAAGGCACTTTAGTATTAATTCGTTAA
- a CDS encoding DUF937 domain-containing protein, producing MLESIINAVKEVAGQTVASNQGVPNEHQSGVVNEAINSIKGGLEGAISSGNFQSLTNLFSGNESVENNGTVQQISGNFVQNITQKFGLANQSGALSSIIPSIFNMVKSKLGSGEGGGLQDILNKFSGVLDQNHDGKVDLSDASSLLSGGGLMDKLKGMLGGKD from the coding sequence ATGTTAGAATCTATTATCAATGCCGTAAAAGAAGTTGCAGGTCAGACAGTTGCTAGCAATCAAGGCGTACCTAATGAACATCAAAGCGGCGTAGTCAACGAAGCGATTAACTCTATCAAAGGGGGCTTAGAAGGCGCTATTTCGTCTGGTAATTTCCAAAGTCTTACCAATTTGTTTTCTGGAAATGAAAGTGTAGAGAATAATGGAACTGTACAGCAGATCTCCGGAAATTTCGTACAAAATATCACACAAAAATTTGGTTTAGCTAATCAATCAGGTGCTTTAAGTTCAATTATTCCATCTATTTTCAATATGGTAAAATCCAAATTGGGAAGTGGCGAAGGTGGTGGCTTGCAAGATATTTTGAACAAATTTTCAGGTGTATTGGACCAAAATCATGATGGTAAAGTAGATTTGAGCGATGCAAGTTCTTTACTTAGTGGTGGTGGATTGATGGATAAATTGAAAGGTATGTTGGGAGGAAAAGACTAA